The DNA region CTTTAACATCTGCATCTACAATAGATAAAGCATTAAAAGGAAGTATTGCTAACGGTGGAAATATAGAAGCAGCAAAAGCCGTTGGAAAAGCAATAGCTGAAAGAGCTAAAGAAAAAGGAATAGATACTATCGTTTTTGATAGATCAGGGTATAAATATACAGGAAGAGTAGCGGCTCTTGCAGAAGCGGCTAGAGAAGCTGGATTAAGCTTCTAATTTCTAAGAGAGGAGGATTTCACTTGTTGAACAGAGAAGATAATCAATATCAAGAAAAACTATTGAAGATATCTAGAGTTTCTAAGACAACTAAAGGGGGAAGAACTATATCTTTCTCAGTATTAGCTGCTGTTGGAGATGGAGAAGGTAAAATAGGATTAGGACTAGGAAAAGCAAATGGTGTTCCTGATGCTATAAAAAAAGCTGTTGCAGCTGCAAAGAAAAATATTGTAAAAGTATCTTTAAAAAATAATACAATACCTCATGAAATTACTGGTAAATGGGGAGCAACTACTTTATGGATGGCACCGGCTTATGAAGGAACTGGAGTAATAGCTGGTTCTGCTTCAAGAGAAATATTAGAATTAGTTGGAGTTCATGACATTTTAACTAAAATTAAAGGGTCAAGAAATAAACATAATGTAGCAAGAGCTACAGTGGAAGCATTAAAATTACTTAGAACTGCTCAAGAAATAGCAGCTTTAAGAGGATTAGAAGTTAAGGATATCTTAAGCTAGGAGGAAGATGAAATGGCAAAACTTAGAATAGAGCTTGTAAAAAGCACAATTGGAAGAAAGCCTAATCATATAGCAACTGTAAAGTCGCTAGGGCTTAAGAAAATGCATGATGTAGTAGAACATAATGAAACACCTGAATTAAAAGGGAAATTAGCTCAAGTTTCTTATTTATTAAAAATTGAGGAGGTGCAAGCATAGTGAAACTTAATGAATTATCACCTTCAGTTCCTAAGAAGAACAGAAAAAGAATAGGAAGAGGAAACTCATCTGGCTGGGGTAAGACAGCCGGAAAAGGTAGTAATGGACAAAATTCAAGAGCAGGTGGAGGAGTAAAACCTTATTTTGAAGGTGGACAAATGCCTATATATAGAAGAGTTCCTAAAAGAGGATTCTCTAATGCTATATTCAAAAAAGAATATACTGCTATATCTTTAAATTTTTTAAATGATAACTTTGAAGATGGTGAAGAAGTTAGCCTAGAAACTTTATTCAATAAATGCCTAATTAAAAAAGGAAGAGATGGAGTTAAAGTTTTAGGAAATGGAGAACTTAACAAAAAATTAACTGTTAAAGTACATAAAATATCTAAATCAGCAAAAGCTGCTGTTGAAGCAAAAGGTGGAACAGTTGAACTTGTTGAAGTTAAAGGTTTTGAAAGAGCAGAAAGTAATAAATAATATTATCTGAGGTAGGTGGATATATGACTTTAATGGAGAAATTTAGCTCTAGATTAAGTAGTATAGTAAAAATTCCTGAACTTAGAGAAAGAATTATTTTCACATTACTAATGTTTTTAGTTGCCAGAGTAGGAACTTTAATTCCTGCTCCTGGTGTAGATGTAGATAGATTGGCATCAATGGCTTCACAAAGTGATGTACTTAGTTATATAAATATGTTTTCTGGTGGAGCTTTTACAAGAATATCTATATTTTCGTTAGGGATTATCCCTTACATTAATGCTTCAATAGTTGTAAGTTTACTTGTATCTATTATTCCTCAACTTGAAGAAATTCAAAAAGAAGGAGAATCTGGAAGAAATAGAATAACTCAATGGACAAGATATTTGACAATAGCACTTGCTATTATTCAAGGAACCGGAGTTTGCCTTTGGTTACAATCTGTTGGACTTATCTATAATCCAGGAATAAGCTTTTTTGTGAGAACAATAACAACCCTAACAGCTGGAACAGTATTTTTAATGTGGGTTGGAGAACAAATATCTATTAAAGGAATAGGTAATGGAGTATCACTTATTATATTCTTAAATGTAATATCAAGAGCTCCTTCAAGTGTTATCCAAACAATTCAAACTATGCAAGGAAATAAATTTTTAATACCATTATTGGTATTAGTAGCATTTCTTGGTACAGTAACAATAGCTGGAATAGTATTATTTCAACTTGGTCAAAGAAAAATCCCTATCCATTATGTTGGAAAAGGATTTACTGCAAAAGGTGGAATGGGACAAAATTCATATATACCATTGAGACTTAATACAGCAGGAGTAATGCCTGTAATCTTTGCCTCAGTGTTTATGTTAATCCCTGGTGTTATAGTTAATGCTCTTCCTTCAACTTTATCTATTAAAACAACTTTATCTATAATATTTGGACAAAACCACCCAGTTTATATGATATTGTATGCTTTAGTAATAATGTTCTTCTCATTCTTTTATACTGCTTTGGTTTTTGATCCTGAAAAGGTTGCAGAAAATTTAAAACAAGGTGGAGGAACTATACCTGGAATTAGACCAGGAGAAGAAACTGTGGAATATCTTGAAGGGGTTGCTTCAAGAATTACATGGGGTGGAGGACTTTTCTTAGCTATAATTTCAATACTACCATATGTAATATTTACATCTATGGGACTTCCAGTTTATTTTGGAGGAACAGGAATAATAATTGTTGTTGGTGTTGCATTAGATACTATACAACAAATTGATGCTCATTTAGTTATGAGAGATTATAAAGGATTTATCTAATAATTATTATATAAATAAAAATACACTGCATCTATAATTTATAAGATTTAAAGATGCAGTTTTCTTATATGTAGGAAAATCTGAACCTTCCATGATTGGGCATTACTCCTCTTTAACAAATTAAGGAGCTTAGCCAAGTGTCACGAATGTTCGAGAGTGTAGAAAAAAGTCTGTAAATTGTTAAAAAATATAGTCTTCTATGATAGAATATTAAAAATCATAGGAGGCTATTTTTATGAAAGAAAAAAAAGAAGTTTACAAAGTAAAACCATTAACTGA from Fusobacterium simiae includes:
- the rplR gene encoding 50S ribosomal protein L18; translated protein: MFKKVDRKASRQKKQMSIRNKISGTPERPRLSVFRSNTNIFAQLIDDVNGITLTSASTIDKALKGSIANGGNIEAAKAVGKAIAERAKEKGIDTIVFDRSGYKYTGRVAALAEAAREAGLSF
- the rpsE gene encoding 30S ribosomal protein S5, producing the protein MLNREDNQYQEKLLKISRVSKTTKGGRTISFSVLAAVGDGEGKIGLGLGKANGVPDAIKKAVAAAKKNIVKVSLKNNTIPHEITGKWGATTLWMAPAYEGTGVIAGSASREILELVGVHDILTKIKGSRNKHNVARATVEALKLLRTAQEIAALRGLEVKDILS
- the rpmD gene encoding 50S ribosomal protein L30: MAKLRIELVKSTIGRKPNHIATVKSLGLKKMHDVVEHNETPELKGKLAQVSYLLKIEEVQA
- the rplO gene encoding 50S ribosomal protein L15, which gives rise to MKLNELSPSVPKKNRKRIGRGNSSGWGKTAGKGSNGQNSRAGGGVKPYFEGGQMPIYRRVPKRGFSNAIFKKEYTAISLNFLNDNFEDGEEVSLETLFNKCLIKKGRDGVKVLGNGELNKKLTVKVHKISKSAKAAVEAKGGTVELVEVKGFERAESNK
- the secY gene encoding preprotein translocase subunit SecY, which codes for MTLMEKFSSRLSSIVKIPELRERIIFTLLMFLVARVGTLIPAPGVDVDRLASMASQSDVLSYINMFSGGAFTRISIFSLGIIPYINASIVVSLLVSIIPQLEEIQKEGESGRNRITQWTRYLTIALAIIQGTGVCLWLQSVGLIYNPGISFFVRTITTLTAGTVFLMWVGEQISIKGIGNGVSLIIFLNVISRAPSSVIQTIQTMQGNKFLIPLLVLVAFLGTVTIAGIVLFQLGQRKIPIHYVGKGFTAKGGMGQNSYIPLRLNTAGVMPVIFASVFMLIPGVIVNALPSTLSIKTTLSIIFGQNHPVYMILYALVIMFFSFFYTALVFDPEKVAENLKQGGGTIPGIRPGEETVEYLEGVASRITWGGGLFLAIISILPYVIFTSMGLPVYFGGTGIIIVVGVALDTIQQIDAHLVMRDYKGFI